The Nitrospirota bacterium nucleotide sequence CAGGTCTTGCGGGTCGAGCATCTCGATCAGCCCTTCCGCCAGCACGACCACCCCGTCTAAGCGCCCTCCGCTGAGACGCTTGATCATCGTCCCGATCACGAGATCCACCAGGCGCTGAAGCTTCACAGGCCGTTCCGTAAATTCCTCAGGAATGACCGTGAGGGTGGCGCCGGCCGCCTTGCCGATTCCAAGCGCCAAATGACCGGCTTTCCGCCCCATGGTCACGGCAAAATACCAGCGCGCCGTCGTATGCGCGTCCACCATGAGATTCTTGACGATCTCGACGGCGACGTGCCGGGCCGTTTGAAAGCCGAACGTCGGAATGCCGGCGGGAAGATCAAGGTCGTTGTCGATGGTTTTGGGGACATGCACAATTTGTATCCGCCCTGCCGCCTGTTCTTCCAACTTGAGCGATGAGAAGGCGGTATCGTCTCCCCCAATCGTCACCAGGCGCGTGATGCCCAGTTTCATCAAGCCAGACAAGACGGTGGCAAGAGATTCCGCCTTCTTCGTCGGATTCGCCCGTGAGGTGCCCAGATGTGACCCGCCTCGAAAATGAATGCGACTGACTTCTTCTATCGAGAGGGAGCGCACCTGGCTCGTGTTCCCCTCCATCAGCCACTTGAATCCATCGATGATTCCGACGACATCGCAGCCGCCGAGGATACTGCGGATCGTAACCGCACTGATGACGCTATTGATGCCGGGGGCCGGTCCGCCCCCGACCAGTATTCCAACGGTCGCTCTCTGCAACGCCATCTGCCCTCCTAGCAAGCTGTTACGAAAGGTCGTGCACACTCTGCAAAGACATCATGTTATGCAATCACGGACAAAAACTAACACCGCAGGCGGTTCAACTTCTTCATAATCTGCGCCATGGTTGTATACTCCATTTCGTCGAGAGGCAACCAGTGCGGCGCGAAGGAAACAACCCTCACTGAACGTGTACCGAATGCCCCTCGCCTTCCCCGCGAAGATACACAAACCAATAGATCAGGGCCACCAGGATCGTCCCGCCAAAGATGTTCCCGATCGTCACCAGCAGGAGATTGCTCAATGCTCCGAGTACTGACAGCGGGGCGGGACCGCCGGCTGCCAGCACGATGCCGACCGGAAGAAAAAACATATTGGCGACGGAATGCTCGAATCCGCAGGCGACGAAAGCGCTGATGGGAAGGAGAATCGCGAGGATCTTGTCCGTGACGCTCCGCGCGCCCATACACAACCAGACCGCCAGACAGACCAGCACGTTGCAGAGGACCCCACGGGCCACCGCCGAAACCGGATCGAGCGCGATCTTGCTGCGGGCGATCTGGATCAGCGTCTCCCCGACGGCTCCGCCGCTGAGGGTCTGGACGCCGGCCAGCAAGACAAGAGCGGCGGTGCCGACTGCGCCGATAAGGTTGCCGAGATAGACCCATAACCAATTCTTCACCACCTGGCTGGTCCGGACACAGCCGACGGCCCAGGCCATCGCGATAAGATTATTCCCGGTAAAAAGTTCCGCCCCTCCCACGACCACCAACACAAGGCCCAGGCTAAACGTCAGGCCCCCTGCGAGACGAAGAAGCCCGAATGGGACAGCAGCATCGTTCCCGGTCGTCACGGTGACGGCGTAAAACAGCCCACCCAGCGAGATAAACGCTCCTGCCAGCAGGGCCAGCGCCATCATCGTCGGAACCGGCATGGTGACTTTCGCCAGCCCGATCTCGCAGACACGCGCTGCGATCTGAGCCGGAGCGTAAGCATCAGCCGCCAGCGGCGCCTCGGGCCCTGGGTTAGGGGCATGAGGCAATGGGTGGTGTGCCGGCGTGGAAGAGTCGAGCATATCTTCTTTCTTGTATGTGCTAACGCGTACTACCGCCCCTAGCCTCTCGCCCCTTGCCCGATGCTACGTAATCAATCTGACTCGCATGCGCTGCAGTTCCGCTTCATCTTCCGGATCGAGTTCATCCCGTTCGATTGGCTCCACACGCACGGCAGACACCTTGTATTCAGGACACTTTGAACTTTCATCCGCGCTCGATGACAGTAATTCGTTCACCGTCGAAGCCGGGAAGTGAAAACTGGTGAAGAGATGCCCCGGAAGGACACGTTCACTCCCGACAACAGGGAGCAGCGCCTCGCCACGGGCACTTACCAGACGAACGATCTCACCGTCGTACAGATGCAACGCCGCCATATCGGTCCGATGCATTTCCAGCACATCGGTATCGACCAATTCCAGGATATCCGTCCGACGCGTTTGAGACCCGCAATTGTAATGTTGAAGAATACGGCCCGTGGTCAGCACAAAGGGATAGTCCTGACTCGCAACTTCCCCAGGCGGCAGGTACTCGACGCCGACAAAGTGCGCCTTCCCTTTCGGGAATGTCTCCCGGTGCATCAGCGCAGTGCCTTCATGTGTCGCAGCCGGCACGGGCCACTGTAAGCCGGCAGGCTGGTCGAGCCGTTCGTAGGACAGACCAGCGAACATCGGTGTGAGCGTCGCAATCTCGTCCATGATCTCGGAGGGATGCCGATAGGGCATAGGATAACCCATCCGTTGTGACACTTCGCAGACCACGCGCCAATCAGGAAGGATCCCGTTCGGCGGCTCCACCACTTTTCTGATTCGCTGAATTCGCCGCTCAAGATTGGTAAAGGTACCATCCTTTTCGAGGAACGAGGCGCCGGGTAATACGAGATGGGCAAACTTCGCGGTCTCGCTGAGGAACAAATCCTGGACGACCAGAAACTCCACCTGCTTCAACGCCTCATGCACTTTCTTCAAATTCGGGTCGGTCTGCGCGACGTCATAACCGATGATCCAGAGCCCCTTGAGACGGCCGGCAATCGCCGCATCCCACATGTCGGGCGTTTTCATACCGCGCTTCGTGGGCATGGGACGGCCTGTGATGGTCTGATGCAGCACGGCCAGCTTCGGGTCGTCCAGGCTCTGGTAGCCGGCAAAGTAGGTCGGAAGGCAGCCCATATCCGAAGCCCCCTGCACATTGTTCTGTCCACGCAAGGGATTGATGCCGGTACCGGGCCTTCCGATGTTGCCGGTGGCCAGAGCCAGATTACAGAGCGCGATGACCCCATGACTGCCCCAGCGGTGCTCCGTCACACCGAGTCCATGGCAACAGAGCGAGGCGCCGCTGGTCCCATAACGCCGAGCCGCCAGAGCGATGAGATGGGCCGGCACGCCGGTGATGGCTTCCGCCGATTCCGGCGTACAGTCCGAAACCGTCTTGAGCCAGTCGTCAAGGCCTTCGGCCCTGGCCGCAATGAAGCTCCGATCGAGGAGGCCTTCCTTGACCAGGACATGGCCCATCGCATTGAGCAAGGCGACGTTGGTGCCGGGCCGCAGTTGCAGATGCAGATCGGCCAGCCGCGCCAGTTCCGTGCGCCTGGGATCGATAACGATCAAGGGCACCCCTCGCCGATGCGCCTGCTTGATCCTCGCCCCGACTACCGGATGGGACTCTGTCGGATTCGCTCCCACCACCATGATCAAGTGCGCCAGATCGAAATCCTGAATTGAATTGGTCGCAGCCGAGGCGCCCAGCGTCTCCATCATCCCGGTCACAGTTGCGCTGTGACAGACGCGGGCACAGTTGTCGATGTGGTTCGTGCCGATCACGCAACGCATGAACTTGGCGAACACATAATTCTCTTCGTTCGTGCCCCGGCTGGATGAAATGGTCGCGAGGGCATCAGAACCGTGATCGGCCTTGATGCGGGTAAACTCCTGCGCGACGCGATCCAAGGCCGATTCCCAAGAAATCTCCTCCCAGTCCTTGCCGCGGCGCAGCAGCGGGACTCGCAGCCGATCGGGCGCATCGTGATAGGTCCAGCCGAACCGACCCTTCATGCAGGCATGGCCCTGATTCGAAGGCCCATCGTCTGCGGGCAGCATCTGTACCACTCGACCATCCCTCACGCCGGCGTCGAAGGCACAACCCACGCCGCAATAGGCACAAGTCGTGCGGACGGTTCCGGTCAGCGCTCCCTGCTCCAGCACCGTTTTCTCCGTGAGCGCGCCGGTCGGACATTCCTTCACGCAGGCGCCGCAGGAGACACAGTTGGAATCGGCGAAACCAAGAGCGAATGGCTGATGGCTGATCGCTGATGGCTGATACGGCCCTGCCGCTGGCCTGGACTCAAAACCTCGACCGAACATCGTCAGTGCGAACGTGCCTTGAATTTCGTCGCAGGCCCGCACGCAGCGGGCACAGGACACGCAGGCGGCATTATCGAAGACAAAGAACGGATTTGAGTCGTCGTAATAGGCCTGGCGGCGTGCCGGATTCTGATAACGCACAGCATGGACTCCCGAAGAAACAGCCAGGCGCTGCAGCGCCTCCGGCACGGGTCCCGCTGCAGGCTGTTCAGAGAGATACAACTCGATGATGTTGCGCCGCAGCCGTTGGAGCCTTGTGGTGTCGGTCTGCACGACGAGCCCTTCTCGCACCGGCATCGTACAGGTCGCAGGGGTCCCGCTCTGCCCTTCGACTTCGCAAAGGCATAGGCGGCAAGACCCGAAAGGATTGAGGTGATCGGACGCGCAGAGGCTCGGGATCACGATCCCCGCTTTCTTGGCAGCCTGGTAAATCGTATCGCCGGGATCGGCAGTGATGCGGTGACTGTTGATGGTCACCGTCATTGCTGACGGCGGGCCAGAGGCCTGAGGAGCGAGGCGCGAGGATACATTCCGCTGAGAATTCTTGCTCATACCTAACCTCTTGCCCCTCGCCTCTAGCCTCTAGGCTTTAGCCTGAACTCTTCTGGGAAATGTTCAATCGCCGTCAATACCGGATAGGGCGCTCGCCCTCCCAAGGCACAGAGGCTAGCGCTCTTCATGGTCTCGCCGAGGTCGGATAGAAGAATGAGATCCTCCGCAGTTCCCTGGCCGCTCTGAATCCGTTCGAGAATTTCACGCCCGCGAACCGATCCAACCCGGCAGGGAGTACATTTCCCGCAGGATTCGTCCGCCGTGAAGGACATGAAGTGCCGCGCCAAATCGACCATGCTCGTTTCGTCGTCGTAGACGACGATGCCCCCATGCCCAAGAATGGCTCCGGCCCCGGCGAAGGCGTCATAACAAATAGGGATATCGAGTTGAGATTCGGGAAACAGGCTCCCCAACGGCCCCCCCACCTGTACCGCTTTCAACCGCGCGCCAGGCGCCATGCCTCCGCCGAATCGATCCAAGACATCCCGGAGCGTCAAGCCAAAAGGCACTTCCACAAGTCCCGGCTGCTTCACGCGCCCACCGATCTGCAGCGCCATCGTCCCGCGCGACCCTTCCGTGCCAAGCGAGGCATGCCAGGCGCCGCCATTCGCCAGAATATTGGGCAGCGTGGCGAACGTCAGAACATTGCTCACGATCGTCGGCTTGCCATAGAGTCCGGACACTGCCGGATAGGGCGGCTTCGCCAGCACAACACCCCGCCGGCCTTCCAGCGATTCCAACAAGGCTGTTTCCTCGCCGCAGACGTAGGAGCCGGCGCCGATCACCACTTCAAGATCGAACGGATAGTCGTCGCAGTCGAACAGGTCCGCCTCACGCGCCTTCTGAATCGCGAACTGCATGGCCCGCGCCGCGGCCGGATATTCGTACCGGCAATAGAGATAGCCGCGCGTCGCCCCGATCGCCCTGGCGCAAATCATCATGCCTTCGATCAACCGGAAGGGATCGCCCTCCATCATCATCCGATCGGAATAGGTGCCGGCATCCCCTTCGTCGGCATTCGCCACCACATATTTCTGCTTCGACTCGGTCTGCTGCGCGACCTGCCACTTTTTCCAGACAGGAAACGCCGCGCCGCCGCGGCCTCGCAATCCCGAGAGACGCAACTCTTCGACGATCGCGTCCGGCGACAGGCTCTGAGCCGCTGCCAATCCCTTGAATCCACCCCGCGATTGGTATTCATCGAGCGCGAGCGGCTCGGTGATGCCGAAGTTGGCGAACGTGAAGCGGTTCTGTTGTTGCAGAAACGGTATCTCGGCAACCTTCGTCCCACCCACGCCGGCCACGATACGCGGCAAATCATTCGGCAGCACGTTGAACCAGGCCTCACGCCCGCCTGGTGTATCACGCTCCACCATCGGTTCGAGAAAGAAGGCTCCGCGCGAAGACGTATGAATCAGTTGAATCTCAGAACGATCCCTCCAGGCATCGGCAAGCTTTTCAGCGCCCGCCGCACGAGAGGAGGTATCGTTGGAGAGGTAAAGGCGTATCGGCGTCATCTATCGTAACTACTCAGGTCAATAGGCTGAAGGCGTTTGGTCTTCAGCCTAAACACCAGACCCACTGGTGATTCGTGCCTTGCGAGATCATTTATAGTCTTCACACTTCAGCCTTCAGCCTGAACACCTGAGAAGTGAGCCTCTATCGATAGGGTTCCAGCAACGAGGAAACATCGGAGGGCGTGACTCTTCCACGTATGTCGTTATCGATCATCACCGTTGGCGACAGTGCGCAGTTCCCCGCGCAAGACATTGTGTCTACCGTGAATCGCTCTGCCGCTAAGGGATCTCCGGCAACCTCGCGCACGTGATCTTGGATTGCACGAAGGACGCGCGCGCTGTGGTTGGCCATGCAGGACTCGCCCATACAGGCTCGAATGAGATGCCGGCCTGTCGGCTGAGTCCGGAGATCCGAATAGTAGGACAGAACCCCGGCAACCTGGGTATCCGTCACGCCCAATACCTGTGCAATCTGTAGAATGCCGCTCATCGGCACATGGCCCAGGGCAGACTGAACCGCCAGAAGCGTCTTGAGGATGTTCGGACTGGCCGGCGGCACAGGTCGACAGCGTTCGAGCACGTCAGCCAGTTTTGAGTTGTGCCCTATCGTCATCGAGTCACCTCATAACTGTAAAAATATTCAGGATGCTCAAAAAGGCCGTCCGGCAAGGCCGCAGCGAGCGCAGAGGCGAGGAGGTACAAACCGCACTTCGTGTAGGCCGTTCGCCCTTCCAATGGATCTCGGCGAACGGAAAATCTCCTCCAGTGCTTCCGACCTCCGACAACGTCGAGTCTCTGCGCGAAGCGAGAACGCCGCTGGCGGACTTTTTCAGCATCCTATTTCATCGAGCCCCACATGAGCCCTCAGCTTATTATAGTCAAATGATGCCTGACCCGCGCGCCTGATTCCAGGGTCCTGTCGCTCCATGTCGGCGATCAAGGCCGCAACCTGTTTGCGCCCGGCTTCTGACGTGGCGGCGTGACGAGGCATGTGATTGCCCAGCGCCGGACAGTCCCGTTCCGCCCATGCTAAATATAGGGTCTCCAAGAACCCGTTCAGGAGGGCTCGATCTTCTTCCGCCGAAATGACCAGCGTCAGAGGCTCCTCAACGGCCAACTCGGACTCCTTGATCTGTCGAGGCGGTGACACATAGGTTTCGCCACGGAAATGCAAAGAAAACCCGAACGTCGACGCCAACGCATGCTTGATGGTATCCAGACGCTCACGCGAATCGCACTCCACCCACAATTGGGTCGCCGTCAGGATCAACCGTGCGACCACCACGGGTTGGAGGTGCCCATAGGCCCCTCGTTGCACACAATGCTGGGGGGCCTTCGCCCCTGATGCTCCACTGCCGGAAGAGGCCACCGCTTCCCGCTCGAACCCTTCAAGCCCTGCGAGCAGCTCACCCATATACCCGTACTCATGATGATCGTACAGCGCCAAGGCATACAGATAGGGCTGCCCCCCTTCTGTGACGTAGTGAATACTTTGCACGGCGTCGACAAGCGCGGCAACCCGCATACGGGCGAAGGTCCACAGCAACACATGCCCATAACGCTTGGCGAATTCCGGCCAATCGCCGAGCTCGAAGGACCCGGCGGAAATTTCCACCTGCCGCTGATAGTCCCGTGCGGCGTTCAGCAGGCCCTGTCCGTCCTCGCTGGATAACCGGATCGCGGCGCCCGCAATCACCGCCCGCTCCCATTCCACATCCCCCGGCTCACGAATCAGCCGCGTCAATAGTACTTGTCCCGGCTGTAACCCCTCGCGGAAGGCTCCGTCCGGCACGCGATAGACCCGCGCATTTCCTAGCGAGCGGAAGACCAGGCGCTGGGCCGGTTCATCGAACGACAGGAATTCGACCAGATCGAGAGCCGAATGTTTCAGCGGATCCAACCACTCTCGTTCTTCTTGCGGAATATGCTCCGTGATGACGTCGCGCAACTGTTCGATCAACGTCAGTTGTCCGTCCTGCGGATAGAAATCGGCGTAGAGGACGAGGTTGGCTAACGTCGTTTCCTGCTGCAGCGGGGACATCAGAGCCCCGACCCCACCCTCAAAATAGGGCTGGAGGGCGAGACGCAATGCTATCTGCGACTGAGCAGCGAACCCCGCCTCCAACGAAAGAGATTCCAATCGAGCGAGTAGCGCCTCGAGCGAGGGGGCGAGAGGCACCCAGAAGCCGGCGGTCGTTTCACTCGCGAGCTTCATGAATTTCTTCCATCACGATGGTCTTGGCATCAAACCAATCTTCGAGATCGTGTCCGTCTCGATAGCCCCGCTCCTGCCACAGTTCAAAGGCTTTTCTTGAAATCCGCTCCCACAGGCTATCCGGCAGCTCCATAGATTGTGGCGATGCCGCCAACGCCGAACGCTTCGAAGGTTTCACTTTTCCAGTTGGTTTAATCGTACCCATCATCACTTACTCCTTGATTACTTGTGCGTTAAGGGAAACATTGCTGCCGGAATCACCCGGCTATAGCCGGGTCCGAGCTTGAGGCTCCGCACCGTCAGGACAGGGCAGGGCGCTTTTCGCAGGACAGCCTCCGCCACGCTGCCGGAATAGGCATGCGAGATGCCGCGGCGTCCATGCGTACCCATCACGATCAGGTCGCAGGGCAGATTCTGGGCTGAATCTAAGATTGAATCGGCCTGAACGCCGCCCCGCAGTTGAAATGCGACCGGAATACCCGTCATCTTGAGCGAAGAGGCCAACTCCTCCAGTCGCTTCGTCCAGGTCTCGCGCACTTGCTCGCGTGTCCTGCTATGGCCGAGGGTAAAATCCAAGCCATAGGACACCGGCTCCAACACATGCAGCAACATGAGGGAGGCCTTGGCCTGCTGCGCCACCACCGCTGCATATTCCACGGCATCGAGGGAACAATCTGAAAAGTCGACCGGCACGAGAATGCGCTCCAGGACGATAGGCTCCGACAGGGCACCCTCCTCCCGTTCAGCGTCTGTCTGATCCGTTCGTACCGTCAGCACAGGGCAGGGGGCTCCGCGAATGACCCGCTCGGCAGTACTGCCCAACAAGACGTGCGCAAGGCCGGTCTTGCCCTTCGTCCCGACGACAATCAGGTCTGACTCCTCCGCCTGCGCCGCAGTGACCACCCCTTCACTCGGAATGCCCGTTTCCACCCTGGTCGTGACCGTCATGCCTCGCCGCTCCGCCCGGCCTTTGAGATCGGCGAGCTTCGCCGACGCCGTTTTGAGCAGATCCGCCAAGTATTGCTGATTGATGGGGTAGTCGGGATTGAGCCCCGGCTGAAACTCCGCGATGCTGAGCACCGTCAAGCTCGCCTTCCACGAACAGGCAAGGGCACAGGCATAGTCTTCCGCCCGCCTGGCCCACGGTGAAAAATCCGTCGCAAACAAAATTCGCTTGATCAAGGATGCCCTCCCATATCTCGTCGTTCGTGAAGCGTCGTTCGTCTCTCGTCCCTGAAAAGAGCATATGGCCTATAGCCAATAGCGTATGGTTCGGAATGAAGAGGGGGAGAATCTTTGCTGCCAGCTATACGCCATACGCTCTTCTCTCTACGAGAAACGCTTCACGTTTTCTAGACCGCCTCCACACTGAGCAACAACAACTCACCCTTCATATTCGGATGGATCGA carries:
- the pfp gene encoding diphosphate--fructose-6-phosphate 1-phosphotransferase; amino-acid sequence: MALQRATVGILVGGGPAPGINSVISAVTIRSILGGCDVVGIIDGFKWLMEGNTSQVRSLSIEEVSRIHFRGGSHLGTSRANPTKKAESLATVLSGLMKLGITRLVTIGGDDTAFSSLKLEEQAAGRIQIVHVPKTIDNDLDLPAGIPTFGFQTARHVAVEIVKNLMVDAHTTARWYFAVTMGRKAGHLALGIGKAAGATLTVIPEEFTERPVKLQRLVDLVIGTMIKRLSGGRLDGVVVLAEGLIEMLDPQDLGGLDHVERDEHGHLRLAEVDIGDVLRREVAKGMKALGLATTIVAKNVGYELRCADPIPFDMEYTRDLGYCAAQFLLDGGTAAMVSIQDGRFTPIPFKQMLDPVSGRAKVRMVDVTAQSYQIARQYMIRLSNEDLKDPVTLGCYAGLAGLSPEVFQRRFQPVV
- a CDS encoding formate/nitrite transporter family protein is translated as MLDSSTPAHHPLPHAPNPGPEAPLAADAYAPAQIAARVCEIGLAKVTMPVPTMMALALLAGAFISLGGLFYAVTVTTGNDAAVPFGLLRLAGGLTFSLGLVLVVVGGAELFTGNNLIAMAWAVGCVRTSQVVKNWLWVYLGNLIGAVGTAALVLLAGVQTLSGGAVGETLIQIARSKIALDPVSAVARGVLCNVLVCLAVWLCMGARSVTDKILAILLPISAFVACGFEHSVANMFFLPVGIVLAAGGPAPLSVLGALSNLLLVTIGNIFGGTILVALIYWFVYLRGEGEGHSVHVQ
- the fdhF gene encoding formate dehydrogenase subunit alpha; this translates as MSKNSQRNVSSRLAPQASGPPSAMTVTINSHRITADPGDTIYQAAKKAGIVIPSLCASDHLNPFGSCRLCLCEVEGQSGTPATCTMPVREGLVVQTDTTRLQRLRRNIIELYLSEQPAAGPVPEALQRLAVSSGVHAVRYQNPARRQAYYDDSNPFFVFDNAACVSCARCVRACDEIQGTFALTMFGRGFESRPAAGPYQPSAISHQPFALGFADSNCVSCGACVKECPTGALTEKTVLEQGALTGTVRTTCAYCGVGCAFDAGVRDGRVVQMLPADDGPSNQGHACMKGRFGWTYHDAPDRLRVPLLRRGKDWEEISWESALDRVAQEFTRIKADHGSDALATISSSRGTNEENYVFAKFMRCVIGTNHIDNCARVCHSATVTGMMETLGASAATNSIQDFDLAHLIMVVGANPTESHPVVGARIKQAHRRGVPLIVIDPRRTELARLADLHLQLRPGTNVALLNAMGHVLVKEGLLDRSFIAARAEGLDDWLKTVSDCTPESAEAITGVPAHLIALAARRYGTSGASLCCHGLGVTEHRWGSHGVIALCNLALATGNIGRPGTGINPLRGQNNVQGASDMGCLPTYFAGYQSLDDPKLAVLHQTITGRPMPTKRGMKTPDMWDAAIAGRLKGLWIIGYDVAQTDPNLKKVHEALKQVEFLVVQDLFLSETAKFAHLVLPGASFLEKDGTFTNLERRIQRIRKVVEPPNGILPDWRVVCEVSQRMGYPMPYRHPSEIMDEIATLTPMFAGLSYERLDQPAGLQWPVPAATHEGTALMHRETFPKGKAHFVGVEYLPPGEVASQDYPFVLTTGRILQHYNCGSQTRRTDILELVDTDVLEMHRTDMAALHLYDGEIVRLVSARGEALLPVVGSERVLPGHLFTSFHFPASTVNELLSSSADESSKCPEYKVSAVRVEPIERDELDPEDEAELQRMRVRLIT
- a CDS encoding NADH-ubiquinone oxidoreductase-F iron-sulfur binding region domain-containing protein, with translation MTPIRLYLSNDTSSRAAGAEKLADAWRDRSEIQLIHTSSRGAFFLEPMVERDTPGGREAWFNVLPNDLPRIVAGVGGTKVAEIPFLQQQNRFTFANFGITEPLALDEYQSRGGFKGLAAAQSLSPDAIVEELRLSGLRGRGGAAFPVWKKWQVAQQTESKQKYVVANADEGDAGTYSDRMMMEGDPFRLIEGMMICARAIGATRGYLYCRYEYPAAARAMQFAIQKAREADLFDCDDYPFDLEVVIGAGSYVCGEETALLESLEGRRGVVLAKPPYPAVSGLYGKPTIVSNVLTFATLPNILANGGAWHASLGTEGSRGTMALQIGGRVKQPGLVEVPFGLTLRDVLDRFGGGMAPGARLKAVQVGGPLGSLFPESQLDIPICYDAFAGAGAILGHGGIVVYDDETSMVDLARHFMSFTADESCGKCTPCRVGSVRGREILERIQSGQGTAEDLILLSDLGETMKSASLCALGGRAPYPVLTAIEHFPEEFRLKPRG
- a CDS encoding NAD(P)H-dependent oxidoreductase subunit E gives rise to the protein MTIGHNSKLADVLERCRPVPPASPNILKTLLAVQSALGHVPMSGILQIAQVLGVTDTQVAGVLSYYSDLRTQPTGRHLIRACMGESCMANHSARVLRAIQDHVREVAGDPLAAERFTVDTMSCAGNCALSPTVMIDNDIRGRVTPSDVSSLLEPYR
- a CDS encoding DUF2934 domain-containing protein, producing the protein MMGTIKPTGKVKPSKRSALAASPQSMELPDSLWERISRKAFELWQERGYRDGHDLEDWFDAKTIVMEEIHEARE
- a CDS encoding universal stress protein, which codes for MIKRILFATDFSPWARRAEDYACALACSWKASLTVLSIAEFQPGLNPDYPINQQYLADLLKTASAKLADLKGRAERRGMTVTTRVETGIPSEGVVTAAQAEESDLIVVGTKGKTGLAHVLLGSTAERVIRGAPCPVLTVRTDQTDAEREEGALSEPIVLERILVPVDFSDCSLDAVEYAAVVAQQAKASLMLLHVLEPVSYGLDFTLGHSRTREQVRETWTKRLEELASSLKMTGIPVAFQLRGGVQADSILDSAQNLPCDLIVMGTHGRRGISHAYSGSVAEAVLRKAPCPVLTVRSLKLGPGYSRVIPAAMFPLTHK